Proteins encoded within one genomic window of Gallus gallus isolate bGalGal1 chromosome 1, bGalGal1.mat.broiler.GRCg7b, whole genome shotgun sequence:
- the LOC121113331 gene encoding C-type lectin domain family 2 member D-like isoform X1, with amino-acid sequence MPLFFSFPPRSLREVLAKKSAPPGPLCPQPDPSLLLSPHTMDAVPHLYDAKEEKERLSPSPPREATVQPGDEEVRAQRGSGCSELRQNRRRVLCVALCAVPCILVSALVAVIVLQRPSCSPRPPFSHVCPNAWVGFQGKCYYFSDTESDWNSSREHCHRLGASLATIETEEEMEFMLQYQGPEDHWIGLHRAEGAEHWTWADGSAFSNWFELRGGGRCAYLNGDRISSALCHNEKFWVCSTADSYVRWRKGTNLQ; translated from the exons ATGCcgctgtttttcagctttccgCCACGATCCCTCCGTGAGGTCCTCGCTAAGAAGAGCGCTCCGCCGGGACCGCTGTGCCCTCAGCCCGAcccttctctgctcctctccccgcACACGATGGACGCAGTCCCGCACCTCTACGAtgctaaggaagaaaaagagcgGCTGAGCCCTTCCCCGCCCCGAGAGGCGACGGTCCAGCCGGGAGATGAAGAAGTCCGAGCGCAACGGG GCTCCGGATGCAGTGAGCTGAGACAGAACAGGCGCCGCGTGCTCTGCGTGGCTTTGTGTGCAGTGCCGTGCATCCTTGTTTCGGCGCTGGTGGCCGTGATAG TGCTCCAGCGTCCGTCGTGCTCACCTCGCCCACCCTTCTCCCACGTGTGCCCCAACGCCTGGGTCGGTTTCCAAGggaaatgctattatttctCGGACACGGAGAGCgattggaacagcagcagggagcactgccaCCGCCTCGGAGCTTCCCTGGCTACCATAGAGACGGAGGAGGAGATG GAATTCATGCTGCAGTACCAGGGCCCGGAAGACCACTGGattgggctgcacagggcagaagGGGCCGAGCACTGGACATGGGCCGATGGCAGCGCCTTCAGCAACTG gtttgagctgcgaggcggAGGCCGATGTGCGTACCTGAATGGGGACAGGATCAGCTCAGCCCTCTGCCACAATGAGAAGTTCTgggtgtgcagcactgctgacagctaCGTCCGCTGGAGGAAAGGGACAAATCTGCAGTGA
- the LOC121113331 gene encoding C-type lectin domain family 2 member D-like isoform X2 — translation MLEVFSSRADCVTHELLSVWPGSGCSELRQNRRRVLCVALCAVPCILVSALVAVIVLQRPSCSPRPPFSHVCPNAWVGFQGKCYYFSDTESDWNSSREHCHRLGASLATIETEEEMEFMLQYQGPEDHWIGLHRAEGAEHWTWADGSAFSNWFELRGGGRCAYLNGDRISSALCHNEKFWVCSTADSYVRWRKGTNLQ, via the exons atgttggaggtcttttccagccgtGCTGACTGTGTGACTCATGAACTGCTCTCTGTCTGGCCAGGCTCCGGATGCAGTGAGCTGAGACAGAACAGGCGCCGCGTGCTCTGCGTGGCTTTGTGTGCAGTGCCGTGCATCCTTGTTTCGGCGCTGGTGGCCGTGATAG TGCTCCAGCGTCCGTCGTGCTCACCTCGCCCACCCTTCTCCCACGTGTGCCCCAACGCCTGGGTCGGTTTCCAAGggaaatgctattatttctCGGACACGGAGAGCgattggaacagcagcagggagcactgccaCCGCCTCGGAGCTTCCCTGGCTACCATAGAGACGGAGGAGGAGATG GAATTCATGCTGCAGTACCAGGGCCCGGAAGACCACTGGattgggctgcacagggcagaagGGGCCGAGCACTGGACATGGGCCGATGGCAGCGCCTTCAGCAACTG gtttgagctgcgaggcggAGGCCGATGTGCGTACCTGAATGGGGACAGGATCAGCTCAGCCCTCTGCCACAATGAGAAGTTCTgggtgtgcagcactgctgacagctaCGTCCGCTGGAGGAAAGGGACAAATCTGCAGTGA